A genomic stretch from Sporocytophaga myxococcoides DSM 11118 includes:
- a CDS encoding aspartate aminotransferase family protein, with protein sequence MKLFDVYPLLNVEPVKAQGIKLWDKQGNEYLDLYGGHAVISIGHTHPHYVKKITEQLNNIAFYSNSVVISVQSELAEKLGKLSGYDNYDLFLVNSGAEANENALKLASFHTGRKKIISFSKSFHGRTSLAVAATDGSSMQAPVNKTENIQFLPFNDIEAFEKNMNEDVAAVIIEGIQGVGGVQIPSTPFLKKIDELCKKFKAVLILDEVQSGYGRSGKFFAHQHSGVKADLITVAKGMGNGFPIAGVLISPEFKAVHGMLGTTFGGNHLACAAGIAVLDIIKDENLLSNSENIGNYLMTELKKVSGVKEIRGLGLMIGVELEIPCAGVRNSLLDDHKIFTGSSSDKNTMRILPALNITKEEADLFLKAFKSVMSKMLVK encoded by the coding sequence ATGAAACTATTCGACGTCTATCCTCTCCTTAATGTGGAGCCTGTAAAAGCTCAGGGAATCAAGCTTTGGGACAAACAAGGTAATGAATACCTGGACCTTTATGGCGGTCATGCTGTTATCTCTATCGGTCATACTCATCCACATTATGTAAAAAAGATTACTGAACAGTTAAATAACATTGCCTTTTATTCCAACTCTGTTGTAATATCTGTGCAAAGTGAACTTGCTGAAAAACTAGGTAAGCTTTCCGGATATGACAATTATGATCTTTTCCTTGTAAACTCAGGAGCAGAGGCTAATGAGAATGCATTAAAATTAGCTTCTTTCCATACTGGAAGAAAAAAAATCATCAGCTTCAGCAAAAGTTTTCATGGAAGAACTTCTCTTGCAGTTGCAGCTACTGACGGTAGTTCAATGCAAGCCCCTGTAAACAAAACTGAAAACATTCAATTCCTTCCTTTCAATGATATTGAGGCATTTGAAAAGAACATGAATGAAGATGTTGCAGCTGTTATTATTGAAGGAATACAAGGTGTTGGAGGCGTGCAGATTCCAAGTACTCCTTTCCTTAAAAAGATAGATGAACTTTGTAAAAAATTCAAAGCTGTTTTAATCCTTGATGAAGTACAATCAGGATACGGAAGAAGCGGCAAATTCTTTGCACACCAACATTCAGGAGTTAAAGCGGACCTTATCACAGTTGCCAAAGGAATGGGTAATGGATTTCCTATCGCAGGTGTATTGATCAGTCCTGAGTTCAAAGCTGTACACGGAATGCTTGGCACAACTTTCGGCGGAAATCACTTAGCATGTGCGGCTGGTATTGCAGTGCTGGATATAATTAAAGATGAAAACCTTCTTTCAAATTCAGAAAACATAGGTAATTACCTTATGACTGAATTGAAAAAGGTATCTGGAGTAAAAGAAATAAGAGGTCTTGGATTAATGATTGGTGTTGAACTTGAAATTCCTTGCGCTGGCGTGAGAAATTCACTTCTTGATGATCACAAAATATTCACAGGATCATCTTCTGACAAAAATACGATGAGAATACTTCCTGCTTTAAATATCACTAAAGAAGAAGCAGACTTATTCTTAAAAGCTTTCAAATCTGTAATGTCTAAAATGCTTGTTAAATAA
- a CDS encoding four helix bundle protein, whose product MRRAEASITCNIAEDCGRRTNADFANFLQISLGSADEIEYLLLLSKDLKYLTQDLFEELNQEVNEVKAMLISFIKKVRQTT is encoded by the coding sequence TTGAGGCGAGCTGAGGCATCGATTACTTGTAATATAGCGGAAGACTGTGGAAGGCGCACCAATGCTGACTTCGCAAATTTTCTGCAAATATCTTTGGGATCTGCTGATGAAATTGAATATTTATTACTCCTTTCAAAGGATTTGAAATACCTGACTCAAGATTTATTTGAAGAATTGAACCAGGAAGTTAATGAAGTAAAAGCCATGCTTATTTCTTTTATTAAAAAGGTAAGGCAAACTACTTAA
- the argC gene encoding N-acetyl-gamma-glutamyl-phosphate reductase, with protein MKKIKVGIVGGAGYTGGELLRILVFHPSVEIAFVHSNSNAGNPISQVHTDLLGVTDLKFSSTLSDAIDVLFLCVGHGDASKFLAENKIASTIKIIDLSQDFRIAKEGNDFIYGLPELQRDKIKKGHHIANPGCFATCIQLGLLPLASKGLIQDEVHISAITGSTGAGQSLSATSHFSWRNNNMSIYKAFNHQHLKEIKQSLRILQPGMDKAINFIPFRGDFTRGIFATLHVKSTLTQEEAYAMYENYYASHPFTHVSRVNPDLKQVVNTNNTIIYIEKHDNYLLIVSMIDNLLKGASGQAVQNMNLLFGLEETEGLRLKAAAF; from the coding sequence ATGAAAAAGATTAAAGTAGGAATTGTCGGTGGTGCCGGATACACAGGTGGTGAACTTTTAAGAATCCTTGTATTCCATCCTTCTGTTGAAATTGCTTTTGTACACAGCAATAGTAACGCTGGTAACCCGATCTCTCAGGTTCATACTGACCTTCTGGGTGTTACGGATCTGAAATTTTCCTCTACATTATCAGATGCAATTGATGTATTATTTCTTTGCGTGGGTCATGGCGATGCCTCCAAATTCCTTGCGGAAAACAAGATTGCATCAACTATTAAAATAATTGACCTTAGTCAGGATTTCCGTATCGCTAAAGAAGGCAACGACTTTATCTACGGATTACCAGAGCTTCAGAGAGACAAGATTAAAAAAGGGCATCATATTGCGAACCCTGGCTGTTTTGCTACATGCATTCAGCTTGGACTTCTTCCTCTTGCTTCAAAAGGTCTAATTCAGGATGAGGTTCATATCTCAGCTATAACAGGTTCTACAGGAGCTGGTCAGAGTCTTTCTGCTACTTCTCATTTCAGCTGGAGAAACAATAACATGTCTATTTACAAGGCATTCAATCACCAGCATTTAAAAGAAATCAAACAGAGCTTAAGAATACTTCAGCCAGGAATGGATAAGGCCATCAACTTTATTCCTTTCCGTGGTGACTTTACAAGGGGTATATTCGCGACGCTTCATGTGAAGTCTACTTTGACTCAGGAAGAAGCTTATGCGATGTATGAAAACTATTATGCTTCTCATCCTTTTACCCATGTAAGCAGAGTAAATCCTGATTTAAAGCAAGTAGTGAATACAAACAATACAATCATCTATATCGAAAAGCATGACAACTATCTTCTGATCGTGAGCATGATTGACAACCTTCTGAAGGGGGCTTCAGGACAAGCGGTTCAGAATATGAACCTGTTGTTTGGTCTGGAGGAAACGGAAGGATTAAGACTAAAGGCAGCAGCCTTCTGA
- the argG gene encoding argininosuccinate synthase: MSKKVVLAFSGGLDTSYCVKYLSEEKGLEIHSAIVNTGGFTKEELKEIEAKAYKLGVKTHVTLDVVDKFYKDCVKYLIFGNILKNNTYPLSVSAERVFQATAIADYCKQVNADFVAHGSTGAGNDQVRFDMIFNILIPNVGIITPIRDMKLSREAEIEYLKSKGVVSDWTKAAYSINKGIWGTSVGGKETLTSGQYLPETAFPTQVTKTEAEEVELTFEKGELVGINGQKLSPVEAILKLNDIAAPFGIGRDIHVGDTIIGIKGRVGFEAAAPMVIIKAHHTLEKHTLTKWQTYWKEQLSGWYGNFVHEGQFLEPVMRNIEQFLDDSQKFVSGKVKVYLAPYRFHVIGIESSHDLMSSKFGSYGEMNNAWSGEDVKGFSKIFGNQTMIFHKVNN; the protein is encoded by the coding sequence ATGAGTAAGAAAGTAGTACTGGCTTTTAGCGGAGGGCTCGATACCTCCTATTGTGTAAAATATCTTTCAGAAGAGAAAGGTCTTGAGATTCATTCCGCCATCGTCAATACAGGTGGTTTCACTAAGGAAGAGCTTAAAGAAATAGAAGCTAAAGCTTACAAATTGGGCGTAAAAACCCACGTTACCCTTGATGTGGTTGACAAGTTCTATAAAGATTGTGTTAAGTACCTCATATTCGGTAACATCCTAAAAAATAACACATACCCACTATCTGTTAGTGCTGAACGAGTATTTCAGGCAACTGCAATTGCTGATTACTGCAAGCAGGTCAATGCTGACTTTGTAGCCCACGGCAGCACAGGAGCTGGAAACGATCAGGTACGTTTCGACATGATCTTCAATATCCTGATTCCTAATGTAGGTATCATCACTCCTATCAGAGACATGAAGCTTTCAAGAGAGGCCGAAATCGAGTATCTGAAATCAAAAGGAGTTGTTTCTGATTGGACAAAAGCTGCATACTCTATCAATAAAGGTATCTGGGGAACCAGTGTAGGTGGTAAAGAGACTCTGACTTCAGGTCAATATCTTCCTGAAACTGCATTCCCTACTCAAGTTACAAAAACAGAGGCTGAAGAAGTCGAATTAACTTTTGAAAAAGGTGAACTTGTTGGTATTAATGGCCAGAAGCTTTCTCCTGTAGAGGCTATTCTTAAATTGAATGACATTGCCGCTCCATTTGGAATCGGCAGAGATATCCACGTAGGTGACACTATCATTGGTATTAAAGGACGCGTAGGTTTTGAAGCTGCTGCTCCGATGGTAATCATCAAAGCACACCATACACTTGAGAAACACACTTTAACCAAATGGCAAACCTACTGGAAAGAGCAACTTTCCGGCTGGTATGGGAACTTCGTTCATGAAGGCCAATTCCTTGAGCCTGTAATGAGAAATATAGAACAATTCCTTGATGATTCTCAGAAGTTTGTTTCCGGTAAAGTGAAAGTATACCTTGCTCCATACAGATTCCATGTGATAGGTATAGAGTCTTCTCATGACCTTATGTCTTCTAAATTCGGAAGCTACGGTGAGATGAACAATGCATGGTCTGGTGAAGATGTGAAAGGGTTCTCTAAGATCTTCGGAAATCAGACAATGATTTTCCATAAGGTGAATAACTAA
- a CDS encoding GNAT family N-acetyltransferase, with protein MADFIVTIAGEKHKVLAEAICKEMEESAKARGTGIAKRNPEYIKKKMEEGKAVIATTKDGRFAGFCYIETWSHNKYVANSGLIVSPEFRKEGLATKIKEKAFELSRKKYPDAKLFGLTTSAAVMKINSELGYRPVTFSELTDDETFWKGCQSCVNFQILESKNYKNCLCTGMLYDPEEKNKKKWEFVKKSKLYERFQRLKNHKLLKALKMSSKVLTLFSTAKATN; from the coding sequence ATGGCTGATTTTATTGTAACTATTGCTGGGGAAAAACATAAAGTTCTTGCAGAGGCAATCTGTAAAGAAATGGAAGAAAGTGCCAAGGCACGTGGTACCGGTATAGCTAAAAGAAATCCTGAATATATTAAGAAAAAAATGGAAGAAGGCAAAGCCGTTATCGCCACCACTAAGGATGGCAGATTTGCTGGCTTTTGCTACATAGAAACCTGGTCTCACAATAAATATGTGGCCAACTCAGGTCTGATTGTATCACCGGAATTCAGAAAAGAAGGCCTTGCTACAAAGATCAAGGAGAAGGCATTTGAGCTATCAAGAAAAAAATATCCAGACGCAAAGCTCTTTGGCCTTACGACGAGTGCCGCTGTGATGAAAATTAATTCCGAACTAGGTTATCGTCCGGTTACATTTTCAGAACTTACAGATGATGAAACCTTTTGGAAAGGTTGCCAAAGCTGCGTTAACTTTCAGATACTGGAAAGCAAGAACTATAAAAACTGTCTTTGCACAGGAATGCTTTACGATCCTGAAGAGAAGAATAAGAAAAAATGGGAGTTTGTAAAAAAATCCAAACTCTACGAGCGTTTCCAAAGACTAAAAAATCATAAGCTACTCAAAGCTTTAAAGATGTCTTCAAAAGTATTGACTCTTTTTTCTACAGCAAAGGCGACAAATTAA